TGCGAAATATTTTCCATAAATATCATTAATTTTAGCGAAATCAGACATGTTTTTTAAAAAGACTGTTGTCTTTACAACATGGTCATACGTCATACCCGTTTCTTTTAGAATTGCTCCTAAGTTGATCAAGGCTTGTTCTGCTTGTTGTTCAACTGTTTCTTGCATTTCTCCACTCGCTGGATCCAATCCTAATTGACCAGAGATGTATTGGGTTTGTCCAGCTAAAACTGAATGGGAATAAGGCCCTACAGCGGCTGGAGCATTTGCTGAATTGATCATTTGGTTTGTCATCGACTCACTCCTTCACTTACTTCTTTTAAGTTATTGCTCAATGATCGTTCCCGTTTTCCCGACGATACCGTCTTTGGCTTTTTCTAATAATGTGATCAGTGTTTTACGACCTGGTTTTGATTCAGCAAATTGGATTGCTGCTTCAACTTTCGGCAACATTGAACCTGGTGCAAACTGACCAGCTGCTGCATGTTTCTTCATTTCAGCCGTTGACACTTGGCTCAATTCTTTTTGCGTTGGTTTTCCAAAGTCGACACAGACTTTTTCGACTGCTGTTAAGATAATCAGCAAATCGGCATCGACCATTTCAGCTAATAGTTCACTACAGAAATCTTTATCGATAACAGCTGCGATTCCGCTTAAATGATTGCCTTCTTTCACTACTGGAATTCCGCCGCCACCGCAAGCAATCACCGTTTGCCCTGAATCGATCAGAGTCGTGATCGTTTTTATTTCAACAATTTCTTTTGGTTTTGGCGATGCTACAACTTGGCGATAACCACGCCCAGAGTCTTCAACAACGCTAACCTGTTTTTCTTTTACAAGTTGGTCCGCTTCTGCTTTAGACATAAAGCGTCCGATTGGTTTAGCTGGATGATCAAACGCTGGATCTTTTGGATCAACAGCGACTTGAGTGATCACGGTACCAACAGGTTGATTTAAATTGCGGCTCAGTAGTTCTTCTCTTAATGCATTTTGTAAATCATAGCCAATGTAGCTTTGACTCATCGCCACACAAACCGACAATGGAATCGTTGGATATTTCGCTGGATCACTTAATGAAAGTTCTTCCATTGCTAATTGAATCATACCGACTTGAGGACCGTTTCCATGAGACAAAATAACTTCATAGCCTGCTTCAATCAAATCTGCAATGGCTTTTGATGTTTCTTTGACTGCGGTCATTTGTTCTGTTAAATTATCGCCTAGCGCATTTCCGCCAAGAGCGACCACCACTCGCTTTACCATTCAGCGATTCACCTCATTTCAATTTTATCGTTATTTTTATTTATTGATTATTTTAAAAGTAAGATGCTTTCTCTCAATAAATCACATCGATGATCGTTAAGTAAACCCTGTACTTTGCATGAAGTGGTCAGAATCTGTGGACAGCAGATTCTTTTAAGTCAGCGTTATTCTTAACTGATAGTATTTATAAATGGACTTGGAAAGGTCTTATTATCATTTCTAGTTTTTGAAAAGAGAACACATTATTTTATTTACAGCTATCATCATCAATAGAAAAAGCATCTCACTTCATGCCAGTGATTGATTGTTACTTATTTTACTTCTCTAGGTGTCGCTTTTTTTTCAAGCTCTTTTAACGTTGTTTGCGGACTCTTCACTTTACTCAAGAAAATCATTGCCGCAATGATATATGGTTTGTAGCTTGCTTCTTTGTATAGTTCCACACGGTAACGATCAAAGACAGAGGCTTCAACTTCACCTTCTTCACAACTTACGCCTGTGATATCGGCAGGTAAGCAGTGCATGTACAAGGCTTTTCCATCTTTCGTTGTTTTCATCAATTCTTCTGTACATTCCCAATCTTTGTGGTTGGTATTTTGAGCGAGCAATTCTTTTTCTAACTTATCAATACCGGCTTGGTCACCTTCACCGTATAATTGTGTCCGTTTTTCCATTGCGGCAAACGGTGCCCAGCTCTTAGGATACACAACATCCGCATCTTTAAAGGCTTCAGCCATACTGTTTGTTTTGGTAAATGAGCCACCAGCTTCAGCTGCATTTTTCTTCGCTACTTCTTCAACTTCTGGCATGATTTCATAACCTTCTGGATGCGCTAAGACAACATCCATACCTAGACGTGTCATTAATCCAACAATTCCTTGCGGTACTGACAATGGTTTCCCATAAGAGGGTGAATAAGCCCACGTCATCGCGACTTTTTTGCCTTTTAAGTTTTCGACTCCACCAAATTCATGGATCAGATGCAGTGCATCGGCCATTGCTTGAGTAGGGTGATCGATATCACATTGTAAGTTGACTAATGTTGGGCGTTGTTCTAACACACCATCTTTATGTCCTTCTTGCACAGACTCTGATACTTCGCGCATATATGTGTTTCCTTTACCAATATACATATCATCACGAATTCCGATAATATCTGCCATAAATGAAATCATGTTCGCTGTTTCACGAACGGTTTCACCATGAGAAATTTGGCTTTTTCCTTCATCTAGATCTTGTACTTCTAAACCTAAAAGGTTACAAGCAGAAGCAAAGCTAAAACGAGTTCTTGTAGAGTTATCACGGAATAATGAAATCCCTAAACCACTATCAAAAATTTTCGTTGAAATATTATTTTCACGTAAATAACGTAACGTATCAGCAACAGTGAAGACTGCCTCTAATTCATCACGTGTTTTTTCCCATGTTAAGAAAAAGTCGTTTTCATACATTTTATCAAATTCTAATTTGTCCAATTTTGCAATATAGTCGTTAAAAGTTTCCATGTCATTTCTCCTCTATATGAATAATACGATAGCCGATATTCTAACGTCCTTTACTCATCAGAATATCGGTTCGTTTTTCCCATGTATTTTTTTCAATGCTGATTAGTTATTTTCGCAATAGACAGTTGGTAATGCAGCATAGACTGCGGCACAACGAACTAAATCATCTTTCCATGTTTTTTCATTTGGCGCATGCGCTTGTGCTTCAGCACCTGGTCCAAAGCCAATACAAGGAATACCGTTACGTCCCATGATCGATACACCATTTGTTGAGAAGGTCCATTTATCTAATAGAGGACGAGCTTTACGCATATCAATCGTTTCTTTTGAGCCTTCACGTTCTTCGCCGTAAAGATTTCTATGTGTTTCCATCAAGGCTTTCGTCACGCCATGTTCTTCTGGGATCACCCAAGTTGGGAAGTAACATTCGATTGGATAAGTTAAACCTGTATATGATGGACGGTCATAGTCATACATTGAAACGACTACATCTTCCCCATATTTTTTAACTGCTGGTAGATTACGGATCTCATCTAAACAACTTTCCCATGTTTCACCAGCAGTCATACGACGGTCTAACGACACAGTACAACCATCTGCTACCGCACAACGGCTTGGTGATGAATGGAAAATTTGTGAAGCTGTAACTGTTCCTTTTCCTAAGAAACGTGCTTCTTTCCATTCAGGGTTATATTTTTCATCAAGCATGCGTACAAGGCCTCTGATTACAGTACTTTCAGTATCCCCATTATTGTTTAACGCACGCACATCTTGTAAAATGTCGGCCATTTTATAAATCGCATTATCCCCACGTTCAGGAGCTGATCCATGACAAGATACCCCTTTGACTTCAACTTTGATTTCCATACGACCACGTTGACCACGATAGATTCCACCATCTGTTGGTTCAGTTGAAACCACAAATTCTGGGCGGATACCATCTTCTTTGATGATATATTGCCAGCATAGACCATCACAATCTTCTTCCTGTACAGTAACAGTTACTAATGCTGTATATTTTTCATTTAATAAGCCTAAATCTTTCATGATTTTCGCACCGTAAACAGCTGAAACGATCCCGCCTTCTTGGTCAGAGGTACCACGTCCGCCAATTTCTGTATCTGTTTCATAGCCATCATAAGGATCAAATTCCCAGTTACTCATTTCACCGATACCCACTGTATCCATATGACCATCAAAGGCGATCAATTTTTTACCCGTTCCCATGTATCCTAGTAAATTTCCTTGAGGATCTACTTCAATTTTGTCAAAACCTAATTTTGTCATTTCGGCTTTAGCACGATCCATTTTTGCGCCTTCTTCAGCACTTTCTCCTGGAATTTTGACTAAATCACGTAAAAACTTGATCATGTCCTCTCTATAACCTTCTGCTGCTTCGTTAATTGCTTTGAAATCCATTTATATTACCTCCATAAGATTTTTTTATAGTTATCTGGATCTGTGTCGCCTTCTGTTGAGAACATTAGGACGCTTGAATTTTCATCAAGCTCTAGTGCCTCACGTAACTCTTTGTATTCATGATCTTGCATAGCAGTTGCAACTAAGCCCATTGCGACTGCTCCTGATTCACCTGAAATCACTTGAGGGTCACCTTTTAATGGTGCTCCAAGCATTCTCATCCCTTTTTCTGAAACCCAGTCAGGTGCTGAAACAAAGACTGCAGTGTGATTTTCTAAAATATCAAATGAAATCGTGTTTGGTTCACCACAAGCTAAACCTGCCATGATTGTTTGAAGATCCCCTTCAACAAAACGAATCTTGCCATCTTTTTCAATCGCTGATTTATATAGACAATCCGCTACCTGTGCTTCGACAACGACCATTTTAGGCGGGTTATCAGGGTAAAGATTAGCAAAATAACCAACAACAGCTCCCGCTAAGCTCCCGACACCAGCTTGAACAAAAACATGTGTGGGACGCTGATTCCCAGCTTCTTCTAATTGTTTAGAAGCTTCTAGCGCCATCGTTCCATAACCTTGCATGATCCATGTTGGAATTTTTTCATAGCCGTCCCACGCAGTATCTTGCACCATGACACCGTTTTCAGTTTCTTCAGCCATCTTGTTAGCCATTCGCACACATTCGTCGTAATTGACTTCTTCAATGGTAACTTTTGCGCCTTCTTTTTCAATGTTTTCTTTACGCGTTTGTGTTGAGCCTTTAGGCATCAATACAACTGCTTTTTGCCCTAATTTATTCGCTGCCCAGGCAACTCCACGCCCATGATTTCCATCTGTCGCCGTGAAAAATGTTGCTTGACCAAATTCATTCCGAAGTGTATCGGACGTTAACACATCATAAGTCAAGTCTGCAACATCTTTTCCTATTTTTTCTGCAATATAGTTGGCCATAGCGAATGATCCACCAAGCACTTTAAATGCGTTCAAACCAAAACGATAGGATTCATCTTTGACAAAAAAATCTTTTAGTCCTAAATGCTCAGCCATATTTTTTAATTCAGCTAATGGCGTCTGATTGTATTGAGGGAAACTACGATGAAAAGCTAAGGCTTTTTCGATTGCTTCCTTTGACATCAGTGTTAAATACTGATCATCTGTTTTAGGCATTTCATTTGCCGTCCATTTTATTTTTTCCAAAAAATTTTCCCCTCCATCTTTTTATTTAAATCAACATCGGTTGATTGATTCTGTTAGTGAGTCTTTGAGATTTTTCGGAAAATAAATTTTCCTTGTCTCTCTGCGATAACTTGTCCGTGTTCAACTACTTTTTGACCTCTTAAATAGACGGATCTTGCATGGCCTTTTGTCTGCATGCCATCATAAGGGGTGTAGTCGACATTTTGAAGTTGCGTTGTTGCTGAAATAACCCCCGCCGTATTCGGGTCCCAAATAACGATATCCGCATCACTGTCTACTTGAATGATCCCTTTTTGCGGATACAGTGCAAATTGTTTGGCAATATCTTCTGAAAGTAAGCCGATCATACGCTCTAAACTGATTTTGCCAGTTGTTACCCCGTAGGTATAAATAAGCTCTGGGCGAGTCTCAACACCTGGCATGCCATTTGGAATTTTACTAAAATCGTTTTTTCCAATTGTTTTTTGCTCATTAAAATTGAAACTACAATGATCGGTTGAAATCGTATTGACTTGACCGTTGATCACACCATCCCATAATGCGTCTTGATCACAGATTCTTCGCAATGGCGGTGAGCAGACATATTTTGCCCCTTCAAAACCAGGCCCATCATACAAATGATCATCTAAAACTAAATATTGAGGGCATGTTTCCACATAGACTTTTTGATTGCAAGCTCTTGCTCGTTTGACAGCTTCCAATGACCGCTTTGTGCTTAAATGAACAATATTAACCGGCAAACCAGCTAAATCTGCAATCATTAAGTAGCGTTCTACCGCTTCTGCTTCAACTGAATCTGGTCTGGTCAATGGATGATAATGTGGGGAAAGTTTACCTTCAGCTACAAATTGGGCAATCATTTCATTGACCATATCCCCATTTTCACAATGAACTCCCAGCATCGCTTGATACTTACGAATCTCTCTCATTGCTTCAAAAATTTCAGCATCTTTGGTTCTTAAATTGTCATAAGCCATGTACATTTTAAATGAAGTGATTCCAACATCGATCATTTCTTTGATTTCTGCTTTGATACTAGGATTCCATTCTATGATCGACATATGATAAGTGTAATCACAAGAGCTGTTTCCCTGAGCTAAATGGTCCCAAGCCTTTAGGCAGTCTTGTAAAGAACTGCCTTTACTTGGTGTTGCCATATCGATCACAGTTGTTGTACCTTTGGCAACAGCTGCCTTACTGCCCGTATAAAAATTATCTGCAGTACCCATCGATCCTTTGCCATTATTTAGCTCCAAATGGGTATGAGCATCGATAAATCCTGGTAGTAAAAAGTACCCTGAAACATCTTCCACTGTAGAACCTGCAGCTGTTAAATTTGTACCCATTTCAACGATTTTCTCGCCATCGATTCTTACATCTACTTGACGACGAGCCTTTGCGGAGACGACTGTTCCGCCTTTTAAAAGAATAGACATTTTTTAACCTCCATCATTCAGAAGTTGTTTTTGCGCAACTTATGTCTTTTTACATTTGCATACAGTATTCATAGTCTTTGATCATCGTATCCATTAAGTCGATGATATCCGCTGGAATATCTAATCCTTGGGCATCTAAACGAATCATTGAGGTATTGCCCCATAAACGAACAAGACACGTCTTTTCTCTTGGATCGATAACATAGAAACCAGAATTCGTGCTATTTTCAAAATCGGCTTCTGTATTGAATAGCGTGAATTTATCTTTATAAGGTGCACTTGCGTATGGACAGAAAGTCTCGCAGTTGCCGCATTCATTGCACATCCGATCGACATGGACGATTTGTGGTTGCGGTTGCCCTTTAACATTTACCACAATGTTTGCTCTATTTGGACAAACATCCATACAAGATTCACAGATCGTTGAGCATTCTAAACAATTACTTGCTTGCCCACAAAGCGCTTCATTTGTTTCTAACACGCCTCGCTTATTACGAACAGACGCTACATTTTGATTAAGATTCGTTCGTTCATAGTGATCATTATGGATTTGGCAAATGTTCCCTGCAGCTT
The Enterococcus silesiacus DNA segment above includes these coding regions:
- a CDS encoding carbamate kinase — protein: MVKRVVVALGGNALGDNLTEQMTAVKETSKAIADLIEAGYEVILSHGNGPQVGMIQLAMEELSLSDPAKYPTIPLSVCVAMSQSYIGYDLQNALREELLSRNLNQPVGTVITQVAVDPKDPAFDHPAKPIGRFMSKAEADQLVKEKQVSVVEDSGRGYRQVVASPKPKEIVEIKTITTLIDSGQTVIACGGGGIPVVKEGNHLSGIAAVIDKDFCSELLAEMVDADLLIILTAVEKVCVDFGKPTQKELSQVSTAEMKKHAAAGQFAPGSMLPKVEAAIQFAESKPGRKTLITLLEKAKDGIVGKTGTIIEQ
- a CDS encoding phenylhydantoinase; protein product: MSILLKGGTVVSAKARRQVDVRIDGEKIVEMGTNLTAAGSTVEDVSGYFLLPGFIDAHTHLELNNGKGSMGTADNFYTGSKAAVAKGTTTVIDMATPSKGSSLQDCLKAWDHLAQGNSSCDYTYHMSIIEWNPSIKAEIKEMIDVGITSFKMYMAYDNLRTKDAEIFEAMREIRKYQAMLGVHCENGDMVNEMIAQFVAEGKLSPHYHPLTRPDSVEAEAVERYLMIADLAGLPVNIVHLSTKRSLEAVKRARACNQKVYVETCPQYLVLDDHLYDGPGFEGAKYVCSPPLRRICDQDALWDGVINGQVNTISTDHCSFNFNEQKTIGKNDFSKIPNGMPGVETRPELIYTYGVTTGKISLERMIGLLSEDIAKQFALYPQKGIIQVDSDADIVIWDPNTAGVISATTQLQNVDYTPYDGMQTKGHARSVYLRGQKVVEHGQVIAERQGKFIFRKISKTH
- a CDS encoding diaminopropionate ammonia-lyase, with protein sequence MEKIKWTANEMPKTDDQYLTLMSKEAIEKALAFHRSFPQYNQTPLAELKNMAEHLGLKDFFVKDESYRFGLNAFKVLGGSFAMANYIAEKIGKDVADLTYDVLTSDTLRNEFGQATFFTATDGNHGRGVAWAANKLGQKAVVLMPKGSTQTRKENIEKEGAKVTIEEVNYDECVRMANKMAEETENGVMVQDTAWDGYEKIPTWIMQGYGTMALEASKQLEEAGNQRPTHVFVQAGVGSLAGAVVGYFANLYPDNPPKMVVVEAQVADCLYKSAIEKDGKIRFVEGDLQTIMAGLACGEPNTISFDILENHTAVFVSAPDWVSEKGMRMLGAPLKGDPQVISGESGAVAMGLVATAMQDHEYKELREALELDENSSVLMFSTEGDTDPDNYKKILWR
- a CDS encoding knotted carbamoyltransferase YgeW, with amino-acid sequence METFNDYIAKLDKLEFDKMYENDFFLTWEKTRDELEAVFTVADTLRYLRENNISTKIFDSGLGISLFRDNSTRTRFSFASACNLLGLEVQDLDEGKSQISHGETVRETANMISFMADIIGIRDDMYIGKGNTYMREVSESVQEGHKDGVLEQRPTLVNLQCDIDHPTQAMADALHLIHEFGGVENLKGKKVAMTWAYSPSYGKPLSVPQGIVGLMTRLGMDVVLAHPEGYEIMPEVEEVAKKNAAEAGGSFTKTNSMAEAFKDADVVYPKSWAPFAAMEKRTQLYGEGDQAGIDKLEKELLAQNTNHKDWECTEELMKTTKDGKALYMHCLPADITGVSCEEGEVEASVFDRYRVELYKEASYKPYIIAAMIFLSKVKSPQTTLKELEKKATPREVK
- a CDS encoding peptidase M20 → MDFKAINEAAEGYREDMIKFLRDLVKIPGESAEEGAKMDRAKAEMTKLGFDKIEVDPQGNLLGYMGTGKKLIAFDGHMDTVGIGEMSNWEFDPYDGYETDTEIGGRGTSDQEGGIVSAVYGAKIMKDLGLLNEKYTALVTVTVQEEDCDGLCWQYIIKEDGIRPEFVVSTEPTDGGIYRGQRGRMEIKVEVKGVSCHGSAPERGDNAIYKMADILQDVRALNNNGDTESTVIRGLVRMLDEKYNPEWKEARFLGKGTVTASQIFHSSPSRCAVADGCTVSLDRRMTAGETWESCLDEIRNLPAVKKYGEDVVVSMYDYDRPSYTGLTYPIECYFPTWVIPEEHGVTKALMETHRNLYGEEREGSKETIDMRKARPLLDKWTFSTNGVSIMGRNGIPCIGFGPGAEAQAHAPNEKTWKDDLVRCAAVYAALPTVYCENN
- a CDS encoding reactive intermediate/imine deaminase, whose protein sequence is MTNQMINSANAPAAVGPYSHSVLAGQTQYISGQLGLDPASGEMQETVEQQAEQALINLGAILKETGMTYDHVVKTTVFLKNMSDFAKINDIYGKYFANVLPARSCVEVCELPKSGLFEIEAIAVKN